From Melanotaenia boesemani isolate fMelBoe1 chromosome 12, fMelBoe1.pri, whole genome shotgun sequence, a single genomic window includes:
- the col4a2 gene encoding collagen alpha-2(IV) chain isoform X2: MQRQHIRRHNNLRLLLLCLSVAILVSGAHAGGKKHSGPCGGRDCSGGCKCFPEKGARGQPGLLGPQGPKGATGRPGDPGIQGSKGQKGDPGHPGIIGVKGNVGMTGVPGFSGNDGIPGHPGLAGPRGKPGADGCNGTKGEQGSPGISGYDGRAGFPGQAGRKGEKGETLDISVYMQRFRGDPGTPGANGIFGPPGEQGWEGSIGPFGPKGPPGLPGPRGQKGTMTKVLKGVKGEQGDIGPQGLPGNHTTQQRRPPYGPLGERGIKGDKGDMIIHPDHKGETGVMGFSGSRGESGIDGSPGPRGDLGEIGPNGRHGPKGVRGEPGELISSGSLWTWSSSGPPGPPGEPGPQGERGPVGEKGFYGPPGRPAIETQQQVWEFFSPFGFKGEQGEKGQQGEPGRRAIIAGPPGPDGRPGERGPPGPKGTWEEYFKGPPGLRGRPGSAGIKGMKGDHGECECSVQGPTPDMPGPAGDRGDPGMIGEFGYDGDVGDPGPKGQDGFPGPPGLTGAPGPKGRKGNTSVPKEKGYPGVPGDPGRDGETGRSGGPGPNGLPGLPGSHGPSGEGPWGERGDKGFSGPPGGPGPAGLSGLPGQGFPGIKGQPGLPGDDGLTGYTGVQGTPGSPGPCEPVPGPPGLPGVPGAIGFPGLPGPLGIKGQQGFLGVIGEKGEQGERGTGGRPGPPGFPGPRGDFGVSGQKGLVGNPGFAGMPGRYGLKGEKGSHGQIMGASPGPSGVPGQPGLLGEKGLPGDQGVPGYAGMVGMPGMIGFKGEKGPSGLSGEEGRPGPAGKSGFPGNPGRTGSPGPRGATGEPGITGNRGAEGDPGPPGPIGLKGLPGEYGNDGTFGEYGTPGNPGQPGAGGRPGLSGMKGYKGSPGMSGFEGIRGDFGFRGDGGLKGQPGIPGQVGLKGVTGQSGVKGDRGLVGPPGEKPKIPASIVVDMKGLKGDTGHQGNPGFTGPRGPKGFPGVPGFEGSHGLPGDPSNEKGKYGDSGAQGLPGFKGMPGPTGNRGILGFDGMTGNRGIKGSPGAYGATGDGGRRGTKGETGDRVDLPGPPGLRGEVGLPGESGQKGLNGTFGDRGVPGFDGIQGKKGVPGDSGIQGVPGYDGQTGAPGNQGQKGFPGPPGKDGQPGFPGFPGTKGYSGLKGLYGLNGLKGQKGIQGTPGLDIVGPAGEPGIKGQRGEIGNPNNQPGFPGTAGLKGFQGPLGDFGHPGLPGLRGLVGVDGTPDTPGPTGDPGFSGPTGHQGFPGDRGFPGLHAPPGEKGVEGIRGFPGFPGTKGFRGDPGPTGHRGPNGIFGKKGGKGEQGLMGVPGLLGSKGERGPKGPKGITGHPGSHGLRGNPGPLPIPIKVPGERGPPGPHGIHGPKGVRGEAGPQGPPGDAGFMGPAGQKGMPGISGTPGTPGFRGEQGQMGHTGLQGMEGHRGNPGIPGLPGMAGRSVSVGYLLVKHSQSDHTPMCPVGMSKLWDGYSLLYFEGQEKAHNQDLGLAGSCLPRFNTMPFLYCNPGDICYYASRNDKSYWLATTAPLPMMPVEEEEIKPYISRCSVCEAPSVAIAVHSQDITIPQCPAGWRSLWIGYSFLMHTASGNEGGGQSLSSPGSCLEDFRTAPFVECNGAKGTCHYFANKQSFWLTSVDQSFHTQPAAETLKEGQLLSRISRCQVCMKNL, translated from the exons GGTCAGCCTGGACTTCTTGGTCCTCAGGGCCCAAAGGGGGCCACAGGGCGGCCAGGGGATCCAGGCATCCAAGGATCAAAGGGGCAGAAAGGTGACCCAGGGCATCCAGGCATCATAGGTGTTAAAGGCAACGTG ggaaTGACCGGTGTACCTGGTTTCTCTGGGAATGATGGCATTCCT GGCCACCCGGGACTCGCTGGGCCCAGAGGAAAGCCAGGAGCTGATGGCTGTAATGGGACCAAAGGGGAACAAGGGTCCCCAGGGATATCTGGCTATGATGGCCGAGCTGGATTTCCT GGACAAGCAGGAAGGAAGGGTGAGAAAGGAGAAACTCTGGACATCAGTGTGTACATGCAGCGTTTCAGG GGAGATCCAGGCACACCAGGAGCCAACGGAATATTT ggaCCTCCTGGAGAGCAAGGATGGGAAGGTAGCATAGGCCCATTTGGACCAAAG GGCCCTCCGGGTCTTCCAGGTCCCCGCGGACAAAAG ggCACTATGACCAAAGTGTTAAAGGGGGTCAAAGGAGAGCAA GGTGACATCGGACCACAAGGGCTGCCAGGAAACCATACAACACAGCAACGTCGGCCTCCCTAT ggACCTCTTGGAGAAAGGGGTATAAAAGGAGATAAAGGAGATATG ATCATTCACCCAGACCATAAAGGAGAAACTGGTGTTATGGGATTCTCTGGATCACGG GGTGAAAGTGGCATAGATGGAAGTCCTGGACCAAGA GGCGATTTAGGTGAAATAGGACCAAATGGCAGACATGGCCCTAAG GGAGTCAGAGGTGAACCAGGAGAACTGATTTCATCAGGATCCCTTTGGACCTGGTCTTCTTCTG GCCCCCCTGGACCTCCTGGTGAGCCAGGTCCACAGGGAGAGAGGGGCCCTgttggagaaaaaggcttctaTGGACCCCCTGGACGTCCTGCAATTGAAACACAGCAGCAAG TGTGGGAATTCTTCAGCCCGTTTGGTTTTAAGGGAGAGCAAGGAGAGAAGGGACAACAAGGAGAACCAGGACGACGTGCTATCATTGCTGGACCCCCAGGTCCTGACGGACGTCCAGGAGAACGCGGCCCTCCGGGACCCAAAGGGACAT GGGAGGAGTACTTTAAAGGACCTCCAGGATTGAGGGGAAGGCCGGGCAGTGCAGGCATCAAAGGAATGAAAG GTGATCATGGGGAATGTGAATGCAGTGTTCAGGGTCCCACACCTGATATGCCTGGCCCTGCTGGTGATCGGGGTGATCCCGGGATGATCGGCGAGTTTGGCTATGACGGTGATGTAGGAGACCCAGGTCCCAAAGGACAAGACGGATTCCCT GGACCCCCTGGTCTGACTGGTGCTCCTGGTCCAAAAGGTCGTAAAGGAAACACAAGTGTTCCTAAAGAGAAAG GATACCCTGGTGTTCCAGGTGATCCAGGAAGAGATGGTGAGACAGGACGATCAGGTGGTCCAGGCCCAAATGGTCTTCCTGGACTTCCTGGCAGTCACGGACCTTCA GGTGAAGGACCCTGGGGAGAACGCGGAGACAAAGGTttttcaggaccacctggtggACCTGGTCCAGCTGGACTGAGCGGATTACCAGGTCAAGGATTCCCAGGCATCAAAGGACAGCCGGGTTTACCTGGAGACGACGGCCTCACTGGCTATACCGGAGTTCAAGGAACACCTGGAAGTCCAG GCCCATGTGAACCTGTTCCAGGACCTCCTGGTTTGCCTGGAGTTCCAGGAGCTATAGGATTTCCAGGTTTACCAG GACCCCTTGGTATTAAAGGACAACAGGGTTTTCTTGGAGTCATTGGAGAGAAAGGAGAACAAGGCGAGCGAGGCACAGGTGGCAGACCTGGACCACCAG GTTTTCCTGGTCCCCGTGGAGATTTTGGGGTTTCTGGCCAGAAAGGTTTAGTCGGGAACCCTGGTTTTGCTGGTATGCCTGGTCGATACGGTCTAAAGGGTGAAAAGGGTTCTCATGGTCAAATAATGGGAGCTTCGCCTGGACCATCAGGTGTCCCAGGTCAACCAGGACTTCTAGGAGAGAAAGGCCTGCCAGGAGACCAAGGGGTGCCAGGCTATGCGG GAATGGTGGGCATGCCCGGTATGATTGGTTTTAAGGGTGAAAAAGGACCTTCAGGCTTGTCAGGCGAGGAGGGAAGACCTGGGCCAGCAGGGAAGTCTGGCTTTCCTGGTAATCCTGGTAGAACAGGCTCACCTGGACCACGTGGTGCAACTGGAGAGCCAG GAATCACAGGTAACAGGGGAGCTGAAGGAGACCCAGGTCCTCCAGGTCCAATTGGGCTGAAAGGGTTACCAGGTGAATATGGAAATGATGGCACCTTCGGAGAGTATGGCACACCAGGTAACCCAGGACAGCCAGGTGCAGGTGGACGCCCAGGACTCTCAGGAATGAAGG GATACAAAGGGTCTCCTGGCATGTCAGGTTTTGAAGGGATCAGGGGTGATTTCGGGTTTAGGGGTGATGGAGGGCTGAAAGGACAACCTGGAATCCCTGGACAAGTTGGCCTAAAAGGAGTAACTGGACAAAGTGGAGTGAAAG GTGATCGTGGTCTGGTAGGGCCACCTGGGGAGAAGCCCAAGATCCCTGCTAGTATAGTTGTTGACATGAAGGGACTCAAGGGAGACACTGGGCATCAAGGAAATCCCGGTTTCACTGGGCCAAGAG GCCCCAAAGGTTTCCCTGGTGTGCCAGGTTTCGAGGGGTCTCATGGTCTTCCTGGAGATCCAAGCAATGAGAAAGGTAAATACGGAGATTCGGGTGCACAGGGGTTGCCAGGATTCAAAGGAATGCCAGGACCAACAGGAAATCGAGGCATCTTGGGCTTCGATGGAATGACTGGCAACAGG GGAATCAAAGGAAGCCCTGGTGCTTATGGTGCAACTGGTGATGGAGGAAGGAGGGGAACTAAAG GTGAGACTGGTGATCGCGTCGACCTTCCAGGACCTCCTGGATTAAGAGGAGAGGTTGGATTACCAGGAGAATCAG GTCAGAAAGGATTAAATGGAACTTTTGGAGACAGAGGTGTTCCTGGTTTTGATGGTAttcaggggaaaaaaggagTGCCCGGTGACTCAGGAATACAAGGAGTTCCAG gCTATGATGGGCAGACAGGAGCTCCTGGTAACCAGGGTCAAAAGGGCTTTCCAGGGCCTCCTGGAAAAGATGGACAACCAGGCTTTCCTGGCTTCCCAGGAACTAAAG GTTATTCTGGCCTGAAGGGTCTCTATGGATTAAATGGACTGAAGGGACAAAAGGGTATCCAAGGAACACCAG GTCTGGACATtgttggaccagctggagagCCGGGTATTAAAGGACAAAGAGGAGAGATTGGCAACCCCAACAACCAACCAGGTTTTCCAGGCACAGCGGGTTTGAAAGGCTTCCAGGGGCCTCTTG GTGACTTTGGCCATCCTGGACTGCCTGGATTACGTGGACTTGTTGGAGTTGATGGGACTCCAGACACTCCCGGACCCACTGGGGATCCCGGCTTTTCAGGACCTACAGGTCACCAAG GCTTTCCTGGAGACAGAGGATTTCCTGGTTTGCATGCTCCTCCAGGAGAAAAGGGTGTAGAAGGAATAAGGGGATTTCCTGGGTTCCCTGGTACTAAAGGATTTAGAGGTGATCCAGGTCCAACTGGACACAGGGGGCCTAATGGCATCTTTGGGAAGAAAG GAGGGAAAGGGGAGCAAGGACTAATGGGAGTTCCAGGCCTGCTTGGTTCAAAGGGAGAAAGAGGACCAAAGGGTCCAAAAGGAATCACTGGACACCCAG GTTCTCATGGGCTTCGGGGCAACCCTGGTCCTCTTCCAATCCCTATTAAAGTTCCAGGAGAGAGAGGTCCTCCAGGACCACACGGTATCCACGGACCAAAGGGGGTCAGAGGAGAAGCAGGACCTCAAGGCCCACCTGGAGATGCAG GCTTTATGGGACCTGCTGGACAGAAGGGCATGCCTGGGATAAGCGGTACCCCAGGAACGCCTGGATTCCGTGGAGAGCAGGGACAAATGGGCCACACTGGTCTGCAAGGCATGGAAG GCCATCGTGGCAATCCTGGTATCCCTGGGTTACCTGGTATGGCTGGCCGCAGCGTCAGCGTGGGCTACTTGCTGGTGAAACACAGCCAGTCAGATCACACACCCATGTGCCCCGTGGGAATGTCTAAACTGTGGGATGGCTACAGCCTGCTGTACTTCGAAGGCCAGGAAAAGGCCCACAACCAGGACCTCG GTTTGGCTGGCTCCTGCCTCCCGAGGTTCAACACCATGCCCTTCCTGTACTGTAACCCTGGGGATATTTGTTACTATGCCAGCAGAAATGACAAGTCCTACTGGCTGGCAACAACTGCCCCTCTTCCAATGATGCctgtagaagaagaagagatcAAACCGTACATAAGTCGCTGCTCAGTGTGTGAAGCCCCGTCAGTTGCCATCGCAGTCCACAGTCAGGATATCACCATCCCACAGTGTCCTGCAGGCTGGCGCAGCCTGTGGATCGGATATTCCTTCCTCATG CACACAGCATCGGGGAACGAAGGTGGAGGTCAGTCATTGTCATCGCCTGGCTCTTGCTTGGAGGACTTCCGCACAGCACCATTCGTCGAATGTAATGGGGCCAAAGGCACATGCCACTACTTTGCTAACAAACAAAGCTTCTGGCTAACTTCTGTGGATCAGTCGTTCCACACCCAGCCGGCAGCAGAGACGCTCAAAGAAGGCCAGCTCCTGTCTCGCATCAGCCGTTGCCAGGTCTGCATGAAGAACTTATGA
- the col4a2 gene encoding collagen alpha-2(IV) chain isoform X1 has translation MQRQHIRRHNNLRLLLLCLSVAILVSGAHAGGKKHSGPCGGRDCSGGCKCFPEKGARGQPGLLGPQGPKGATGRPGDPGIQGSKGQKGDPGHPGIIGVKGNVGMTGVPGFSGNDGIPGHPGLAGPRGKPGADGCNGTKGEQGSPGISGYDGRAGFPGQAGRKGEKGETLDISVYMQRFRGDPGTPGANGIFGPPGEQGWEGSIGPFGPKGPPGLPGPRGQKGTMTKVLKGVKGEQGDIGPQGLPGNHTTQQRRPPYGPLGERGIKGDKGDMIIHPDHKGETGVMGFSGSRGESGIDGSPGPRGDLGEIGPNGRHGPKGVRGEPGELISSGSLWTWSSSGPPGPPGEPGPQGERGPVGEKGFYGPPGRPAIETQQQVWEFFSPFGFKGEQGEKGQQGEPGRRAIIAGPPGPDGRPGERGPPGPKGTWEEYFKGPPGLRGRPGSAGIKGMKGDHGECECSVQGPTPDMPGPAGDRGDPGMIGEFGYDGDVGDPGPKGQDGFPGPPGLTGAPGPKGRKGNTSVPKEKGYPGVPGDPGRDGETGRSGGPGPNGLPGLPGSHGPSGEGPWGERGDKGFSGPPGGPGPAGLSGLPGQGFPGIKGQPGLPGDDGLTGYTGVQGTPGSPGGCSPTGYGGQVDVTGPCEPVPGPPGLPGVPGAIGFPGLPGPLGIKGQQGFLGVIGEKGEQGERGTGGRPGPPGFPGPRGDFGVSGQKGLVGNPGFAGMPGRYGLKGEKGSHGQIMGASPGPSGVPGQPGLLGEKGLPGDQGVPGYAGMVGMPGMIGFKGEKGPSGLSGEEGRPGPAGKSGFPGNPGRTGSPGPRGATGEPGITGNRGAEGDPGPPGPIGLKGLPGEYGNDGTFGEYGTPGNPGQPGAGGRPGLSGMKGYKGSPGMSGFEGIRGDFGFRGDGGLKGQPGIPGQVGLKGVTGQSGVKGDRGLVGPPGEKPKIPASIVVDMKGLKGDTGHQGNPGFTGPRGPKGFPGVPGFEGSHGLPGDPSNEKGKYGDSGAQGLPGFKGMPGPTGNRGILGFDGMTGNRGIKGSPGAYGATGDGGRRGTKGETGDRVDLPGPPGLRGEVGLPGESGQKGLNGTFGDRGVPGFDGIQGKKGVPGDSGIQGVPGYDGQTGAPGNQGQKGFPGPPGKDGQPGFPGFPGTKGYSGLKGLYGLNGLKGQKGIQGTPGLDIVGPAGEPGIKGQRGEIGNPNNQPGFPGTAGLKGFQGPLGDFGHPGLPGLRGLVGVDGTPDTPGPTGDPGFSGPTGHQGFPGDRGFPGLHAPPGEKGVEGIRGFPGFPGTKGFRGDPGPTGHRGPNGIFGKKGGKGEQGLMGVPGLLGSKGERGPKGPKGITGHPGSHGLRGNPGPLPIPIKVPGERGPPGPHGIHGPKGVRGEAGPQGPPGDAGFMGPAGQKGMPGISGTPGTPGFRGEQGQMGHTGLQGMEGHRGNPGIPGLPGMAGRSVSVGYLLVKHSQSDHTPMCPVGMSKLWDGYSLLYFEGQEKAHNQDLGLAGSCLPRFNTMPFLYCNPGDICYYASRNDKSYWLATTAPLPMMPVEEEEIKPYISRCSVCEAPSVAIAVHSQDITIPQCPAGWRSLWIGYSFLMHTASGNEGGGQSLSSPGSCLEDFRTAPFVECNGAKGTCHYFANKQSFWLTSVDQSFHTQPAAETLKEGQLLSRISRCQVCMKNL, from the exons GGTCAGCCTGGACTTCTTGGTCCTCAGGGCCCAAAGGGGGCCACAGGGCGGCCAGGGGATCCAGGCATCCAAGGATCAAAGGGGCAGAAAGGTGACCCAGGGCATCCAGGCATCATAGGTGTTAAAGGCAACGTG ggaaTGACCGGTGTACCTGGTTTCTCTGGGAATGATGGCATTCCT GGCCACCCGGGACTCGCTGGGCCCAGAGGAAAGCCAGGAGCTGATGGCTGTAATGGGACCAAAGGGGAACAAGGGTCCCCAGGGATATCTGGCTATGATGGCCGAGCTGGATTTCCT GGACAAGCAGGAAGGAAGGGTGAGAAAGGAGAAACTCTGGACATCAGTGTGTACATGCAGCGTTTCAGG GGAGATCCAGGCACACCAGGAGCCAACGGAATATTT ggaCCTCCTGGAGAGCAAGGATGGGAAGGTAGCATAGGCCCATTTGGACCAAAG GGCCCTCCGGGTCTTCCAGGTCCCCGCGGACAAAAG ggCACTATGACCAAAGTGTTAAAGGGGGTCAAAGGAGAGCAA GGTGACATCGGACCACAAGGGCTGCCAGGAAACCATACAACACAGCAACGTCGGCCTCCCTAT ggACCTCTTGGAGAAAGGGGTATAAAAGGAGATAAAGGAGATATG ATCATTCACCCAGACCATAAAGGAGAAACTGGTGTTATGGGATTCTCTGGATCACGG GGTGAAAGTGGCATAGATGGAAGTCCTGGACCAAGA GGCGATTTAGGTGAAATAGGACCAAATGGCAGACATGGCCCTAAG GGAGTCAGAGGTGAACCAGGAGAACTGATTTCATCAGGATCCCTTTGGACCTGGTCTTCTTCTG GCCCCCCTGGACCTCCTGGTGAGCCAGGTCCACAGGGAGAGAGGGGCCCTgttggagaaaaaggcttctaTGGACCCCCTGGACGTCCTGCAATTGAAACACAGCAGCAAG TGTGGGAATTCTTCAGCCCGTTTGGTTTTAAGGGAGAGCAAGGAGAGAAGGGACAACAAGGAGAACCAGGACGACGTGCTATCATTGCTGGACCCCCAGGTCCTGACGGACGTCCAGGAGAACGCGGCCCTCCGGGACCCAAAGGGACAT GGGAGGAGTACTTTAAAGGACCTCCAGGATTGAGGGGAAGGCCGGGCAGTGCAGGCATCAAAGGAATGAAAG GTGATCATGGGGAATGTGAATGCAGTGTTCAGGGTCCCACACCTGATATGCCTGGCCCTGCTGGTGATCGGGGTGATCCCGGGATGATCGGCGAGTTTGGCTATGACGGTGATGTAGGAGACCCAGGTCCCAAAGGACAAGACGGATTCCCT GGACCCCCTGGTCTGACTGGTGCTCCTGGTCCAAAAGGTCGTAAAGGAAACACAAGTGTTCCTAAAGAGAAAG GATACCCTGGTGTTCCAGGTGATCCAGGAAGAGATGGTGAGACAGGACGATCAGGTGGTCCAGGCCCAAATGGTCTTCCTGGACTTCCTGGCAGTCACGGACCTTCA GGTGAAGGACCCTGGGGAGAACGCGGAGACAAAGGTttttcaggaccacctggtggACCTGGTCCAGCTGGACTGAGCGGATTACCAGGTCAAGGATTCCCAGGCATCAAAGGACAGCCGGGTTTACCTGGAGACGACGGCCTCACTGGCTATACCGGAGTTCAAGGAACACCTGGAAGTCCAG GCGGCTGTAGTCCGACAGGATATGGAGGACAGGTGGATGTAACAG GCCCATGTGAACCTGTTCCAGGACCTCCTGGTTTGCCTGGAGTTCCAGGAGCTATAGGATTTCCAGGTTTACCAG GACCCCTTGGTATTAAAGGACAACAGGGTTTTCTTGGAGTCATTGGAGAGAAAGGAGAACAAGGCGAGCGAGGCACAGGTGGCAGACCTGGACCACCAG GTTTTCCTGGTCCCCGTGGAGATTTTGGGGTTTCTGGCCAGAAAGGTTTAGTCGGGAACCCTGGTTTTGCTGGTATGCCTGGTCGATACGGTCTAAAGGGTGAAAAGGGTTCTCATGGTCAAATAATGGGAGCTTCGCCTGGACCATCAGGTGTCCCAGGTCAACCAGGACTTCTAGGAGAGAAAGGCCTGCCAGGAGACCAAGGGGTGCCAGGCTATGCGG GAATGGTGGGCATGCCCGGTATGATTGGTTTTAAGGGTGAAAAAGGACCTTCAGGCTTGTCAGGCGAGGAGGGAAGACCTGGGCCAGCAGGGAAGTCTGGCTTTCCTGGTAATCCTGGTAGAACAGGCTCACCTGGACCACGTGGTGCAACTGGAGAGCCAG GAATCACAGGTAACAGGGGAGCTGAAGGAGACCCAGGTCCTCCAGGTCCAATTGGGCTGAAAGGGTTACCAGGTGAATATGGAAATGATGGCACCTTCGGAGAGTATGGCACACCAGGTAACCCAGGACAGCCAGGTGCAGGTGGACGCCCAGGACTCTCAGGAATGAAGG GATACAAAGGGTCTCCTGGCATGTCAGGTTTTGAAGGGATCAGGGGTGATTTCGGGTTTAGGGGTGATGGAGGGCTGAAAGGACAACCTGGAATCCCTGGACAAGTTGGCCTAAAAGGAGTAACTGGACAAAGTGGAGTGAAAG GTGATCGTGGTCTGGTAGGGCCACCTGGGGAGAAGCCCAAGATCCCTGCTAGTATAGTTGTTGACATGAAGGGACTCAAGGGAGACACTGGGCATCAAGGAAATCCCGGTTTCACTGGGCCAAGAG GCCCCAAAGGTTTCCCTGGTGTGCCAGGTTTCGAGGGGTCTCATGGTCTTCCTGGAGATCCAAGCAATGAGAAAGGTAAATACGGAGATTCGGGTGCACAGGGGTTGCCAGGATTCAAAGGAATGCCAGGACCAACAGGAAATCGAGGCATCTTGGGCTTCGATGGAATGACTGGCAACAGG GGAATCAAAGGAAGCCCTGGTGCTTATGGTGCAACTGGTGATGGAGGAAGGAGGGGAACTAAAG GTGAGACTGGTGATCGCGTCGACCTTCCAGGACCTCCTGGATTAAGAGGAGAGGTTGGATTACCAGGAGAATCAG GTCAGAAAGGATTAAATGGAACTTTTGGAGACAGAGGTGTTCCTGGTTTTGATGGTAttcaggggaaaaaaggagTGCCCGGTGACTCAGGAATACAAGGAGTTCCAG gCTATGATGGGCAGACAGGAGCTCCTGGTAACCAGGGTCAAAAGGGCTTTCCAGGGCCTCCTGGAAAAGATGGACAACCAGGCTTTCCTGGCTTCCCAGGAACTAAAG GTTATTCTGGCCTGAAGGGTCTCTATGGATTAAATGGACTGAAGGGACAAAAGGGTATCCAAGGAACACCAG GTCTGGACATtgttggaccagctggagagCCGGGTATTAAAGGACAAAGAGGAGAGATTGGCAACCCCAACAACCAACCAGGTTTTCCAGGCACAGCGGGTTTGAAAGGCTTCCAGGGGCCTCTTG GTGACTTTGGCCATCCTGGACTGCCTGGATTACGTGGACTTGTTGGAGTTGATGGGACTCCAGACACTCCCGGACCCACTGGGGATCCCGGCTTTTCAGGACCTACAGGTCACCAAG GCTTTCCTGGAGACAGAGGATTTCCTGGTTTGCATGCTCCTCCAGGAGAAAAGGGTGTAGAAGGAATAAGGGGATTTCCTGGGTTCCCTGGTACTAAAGGATTTAGAGGTGATCCAGGTCCAACTGGACACAGGGGGCCTAATGGCATCTTTGGGAAGAAAG GAGGGAAAGGGGAGCAAGGACTAATGGGAGTTCCAGGCCTGCTTGGTTCAAAGGGAGAAAGAGGACCAAAGGGTCCAAAAGGAATCACTGGACACCCAG GTTCTCATGGGCTTCGGGGCAACCCTGGTCCTCTTCCAATCCCTATTAAAGTTCCAGGAGAGAGAGGTCCTCCAGGACCACACGGTATCCACGGACCAAAGGGGGTCAGAGGAGAAGCAGGACCTCAAGGCCCACCTGGAGATGCAG GCTTTATGGGACCTGCTGGACAGAAGGGCATGCCTGGGATAAGCGGTACCCCAGGAACGCCTGGATTCCGTGGAGAGCAGGGACAAATGGGCCACACTGGTCTGCAAGGCATGGAAG GCCATCGTGGCAATCCTGGTATCCCTGGGTTACCTGGTATGGCTGGCCGCAGCGTCAGCGTGGGCTACTTGCTGGTGAAACACAGCCAGTCAGATCACACACCCATGTGCCCCGTGGGAATGTCTAAACTGTGGGATGGCTACAGCCTGCTGTACTTCGAAGGCCAGGAAAAGGCCCACAACCAGGACCTCG GTTTGGCTGGCTCCTGCCTCCCGAGGTTCAACACCATGCCCTTCCTGTACTGTAACCCTGGGGATATTTGTTACTATGCCAGCAGAAATGACAAGTCCTACTGGCTGGCAACAACTGCCCCTCTTCCAATGATGCctgtagaagaagaagagatcAAACCGTACATAAGTCGCTGCTCAGTGTGTGAAGCCCCGTCAGTTGCCATCGCAGTCCACAGTCAGGATATCACCATCCCACAGTGTCCTGCAGGCTGGCGCAGCCTGTGGATCGGATATTCCTTCCTCATG CACACAGCATCGGGGAACGAAGGTGGAGGTCAGTCATTGTCATCGCCTGGCTCTTGCTTGGAGGACTTCCGCACAGCACCATTCGTCGAATGTAATGGGGCCAAAGGCACATGCCACTACTTTGCTAACAAACAAAGCTTCTGGCTAACTTCTGTGGATCAGTCGTTCCACACCCAGCCGGCAGCAGAGACGCTCAAAGAAGGCCAGCTCCTGTCTCGCATCAGCCGTTGCCAGGTCTGCATGAAGAACTTATGA
- the rab20 gene encoding ras-related protein Rab-20, which produces MPDVSKMKKPDVKVVLLGDMNVGKTSLLHRYMERKFKDTISTVGGAFFLKQWGPYNISIWDTAGREQFHGLGSMYCRGAAAVILTYDVTNWQSLAELEERFLSLTDTANHDCIYAIVGNKADLTDLKAQLSEHSDGLSEGRPKCEEERTEPQVLSACPTPPDSPASLSGLVLHKQVTREDAVALYGRILRYKGLDEKNSLPAEKMCFETSAKTGYKVDALFETLFDLVLPSILRKRHENQESPTVDLEECRGVNSKRARSTCC; this is translated from the exons ATGCCCGATGTGTCGAAGATGAAGAAACCCGACGTCAAGGTTGTTCTCCTTGGGGACATGAACGTTGGGAAGACGTCACTGCTCCACAGGTACATGGAGAGGAAGTTCAAAGACACCATCAGCACCGTCGGCGGAGCGTTTTTCCTCAAACAGTGGGGACCTTACAATATCTCAATATGGGACACAGCCG GCCGGGAGCAGTTCCACGGTCTGGGCTCCATGTACTGCAGAGGTGCAGCCGCAGTCATCCTCACCTACGACGTCACCAACTGGCAGAGCCTAGCTGAGCTGGAGGAGCGCTTCCTCTCCCTGACGGACACCGCTAACCATGACTGCATCTATGCTATTGTGGGCAACAAGGCTGATCTCACTGATCTTAAAGCCCAACTGTCCGAGCACTCAGATGGACTCTCTGAGGGCCGACCCAAATGTGAGGAAGAAAGGACAGAACCACAAGTGTTGTCTGCTTGCCCCACTCCCCCAGACTCCCCTGCATCCCTCTCTGGCTTGGTGCTCCACAAACAGGTAACACGGGAGGACGCGGTGGCTCTTTATGGGAGAATACTGCGATATAAAGGCCTGGATGAAAAGAACAGCCTCCCTGCAGAGAAGATGTGCTTCGAGACAAGTGCCAAAACCGGCTATAAAGTGGACGCTTTGTTTGAGACGCTGTTTGATCTGGTGCTGCCTTCCATCCTGAGGAAGAGGCATGAGAACCAGGAGTCTCCGACGGTGGATCTGGAGGAATGCAGGGGAGTGAACAGCAAGCGGGCCAGATCCACCTGCTGCTAG